One Streptomyces lincolnensis genomic region harbors:
- a CDS encoding NAD-dependent epimerase/dehydratase family protein: MEKGREILVIGGNRYFGKRLVARLLAAGDHVTVMNRGSSRPPDGAAHLVADRDDENSLTQALGSRTFDVVVDQVCYTPRQAAVARRVFTGRTRRYVMTSTVEVYEYEDSPALVREEAVDPATVSVGLELPWDEPEFLDTHYGEGKRQAEAVLAADPGFPYVAVRVAHVLGGADDFTGRLAHYADRIRAGAPIAVPVVNRPATYIHVEEIAGFLAWTVGEDFTGPVNAASHGLLTTGEICDAVTAHVPDGKVLLGPVEVGEVSPFSFARSYGMDNSRATRLGFAFDDVRRWLPRAVAETLGKGDA, encoded by the coding sequence ATGGAAAAGGGGCGAGAGATACTGGTCATCGGCGGTAACCGCTACTTCGGAAAGCGGCTTGTCGCACGTCTGCTGGCCGCCGGGGACCACGTGACGGTGATGAACCGCGGCTCGTCGCGGCCACCGGACGGGGCGGCACATCTGGTCGCCGACCGCGATGACGAGAACTCCCTGACGCAGGCGCTCGGTTCGCGCACGTTCGACGTGGTGGTCGACCAGGTCTGCTACACCCCGCGCCAGGCGGCCGTGGCCCGCCGGGTCTTCACCGGCCGCACCCGCCGCTACGTCATGACCTCGACGGTCGAGGTGTACGAGTACGAGGACTCCCCCGCGCTCGTCCGGGAGGAGGCGGTGGACCCGGCCACCGTGTCCGTCGGCCTCGAACTCCCCTGGGACGAACCGGAGTTCCTCGACACCCACTACGGCGAGGGCAAGCGGCAGGCCGAGGCGGTCCTCGCGGCCGACCCCGGGTTCCCGTACGTGGCCGTGCGCGTGGCCCATGTCCTGGGCGGCGCCGACGACTTCACCGGACGGCTCGCGCACTACGCCGACCGGATCCGCGCCGGTGCGCCGATCGCCGTGCCGGTGGTGAACCGGCCCGCCACCTACATCCACGTCGAGGAGATCGCCGGCTTCCTGGCCTGGACGGTCGGCGAGGACTTCACCGGCCCGGTCAACGCGGCCTCCCACGGCCTGCTGACCACCGGGGAGATCTGCGACGCCGTGACCGCGCACGTCCCGGACGGCAAGGTGCTCCTGGGCCCCGTCGAGGTCGGCGAGGTCTCCCCCTTCTCCTTCGCCCGCTCCTACGGCATGGACAACTCCCGTGCCACCCGGCTCGGATTCGCCTTCGACGACGTACGGCGATGGCTGCCGCGCGCCGTGGCCGAGACCCTGGGGAAGGGTGACGCCTGA
- a CDS encoding Lrp/AsnC family transcriptional regulator: protein MGVQAAAPKEPRHLRAAADETSVAFDALDRQILELLQSDGRIKLSELGRRVRLSPAAVTERVRRLEAAGVISGYGARVVPARLGYGIQAFIRVNPHGGYTLKHPRTLELIERPEITEVHHVVGEDCWILKVAVRDTVHLEEVLEKVSALGRTTTSIVLTSPVERKPLLP from the coding sequence ATGGGAGTTCAGGCCGCCGCACCAAAAGAACCACGGCATCTGCGCGCCGCCGCCGACGAAACCTCGGTGGCCTTCGACGCGCTGGACCGGCAGATCCTCGAACTCCTCCAGAGCGACGGCCGGATCAAGCTCAGCGAACTGGGCCGCCGGGTCCGGCTCAGCCCGGCGGCGGTCACCGAGCGGGTGCGCCGGCTGGAGGCGGCGGGTGTGATCAGCGGTTACGGAGCCCGGGTTGTCCCGGCCCGGCTCGGTTACGGCATCCAGGCGTTCATCCGGGTCAACCCGCACGGCGGCTACACCCTCAAGCACCCCAGGACCCTGGAACTGATCGAACGGCCCGAGATCACCGAGGTGCATCACGTGGTCGGCGAGGACTGCTGGATCCTCAAGGTCGCCGTGCGGGACACCGTCCACCTGGAGGAGGTCCTGGAGAAGGTCTCCGCCCTCGGCCGCACCACGACGTCGATCGTGCTCACCTCCCCCGTGGAGCGGAAACCGCTGTTGCCTTGA
- a CDS encoding MerR family transcriptional regulator gives MRIGELAERAGTTTRTLRYYESRGLLPARRAHNGYRSYDESDLKLLRQIRTLQDFGFDLEETRPFVECLRAGHPDGDSCPASLAVYRRKLDELDALIGELRAVRAQIGVRLAALDETEEPLCDMGGQTR, from the coding sequence ATGCGAATCGGTGAGCTGGCCGAGCGGGCCGGGACGACGACCCGGACGCTCCGGTACTACGAGTCCCGGGGTCTGCTGCCCGCGCGGCGCGCCCACAACGGCTATCGGAGCTACGACGAGAGCGACCTGAAGCTGCTGCGGCAGATCAGGACGCTCCAGGACTTCGGGTTCGACCTGGAGGAGACCCGGCCGTTCGTGGAGTGCCTGCGGGCCGGGCATCCCGACGGGGACTCGTGCCCGGCCTCCCTCGCGGTCTACCGGCGCAAGCTGGACGAACTCGACGCGCTGATCGGCGAGTTGCGGGCCGTGCGGGCGCAGATCGGGGTGCGGCTCGCGGCGCTGGACGAGACGGAGGAACCGTTGTGCGACATGGGAGGACAGACACGGTGA
- a CDS encoding thioredoxin family protein, which translates to MIKAAGVAEVTDADFEAEVLGADLPVLVEFTADWCPPCRQMGPVLSALAAEEGERLKVVQLDVDTNPDTTNAYRVLSMPTFMVFRNGEPMKAVVGALPKRRLLEEISEFF; encoded by the coding sequence GTGATCAAGGCAGCCGGAGTGGCCGAGGTGACGGACGCGGACTTCGAGGCGGAGGTGCTCGGGGCGGATCTGCCGGTGCTGGTGGAGTTCACCGCCGACTGGTGCCCGCCGTGCCGGCAGATGGGGCCGGTGCTCAGCGCCCTCGCGGCGGAGGAGGGCGAGCGGCTGAAGGTGGTCCAGCTCGATGTGGACACCAATCCGGACACGACGAACGCGTACCGGGTTCTGTCGATGCCGACCTTCATGGTGTTCCGGAACGGAGAGCCGATGAAAGCGGTCGTGGGAGCGCTCCCCAAGAGGCGTTTGCTGGAAGAGATTTCCGAGTTTTTCTGA